From the Deinococcus aetherius genome, the window ACCTCGAACTCGTGGCGGAGGTGCTGGGAGCGCCCCTGTTCGACCTCCTCGCCGCCTGGGAGGAGCTGGAGGGGGCGCAGATCGTGCGCGGGGATCGCTTCGGGCACGACCTCGTGTACGAGGCGGTGCGGGCGGGCACCCCGCCGACGGTGGCCCGGTTGCTGCACCGCGCGGCGGCGCGGACGCTGGCCCGGCGGGACGGGCACGCCGCGCGGGTGGCCGAGCACTGGCGGGCGGGCGGGGACCCCCGGCAGGCCGTGCCGTGGCTCATGCGCGCGGCCCGGGGCGCCCAGGCCACCCTGCGTCTGCTGGAGGCCGCCGAGTTCTCCCGCCGAGCCGCCCGCGCGGCGCAGGAGGTGGGTGACCACGAGGCCGCCTTCGAGGCGCTGCGCTCGCGCACCGAGATCCTGAGTCACCTCGAAGGCCGAGCGGCGCGCGAGGAGGCGCTCGCGGAACTCCGCGCCAACGCCCGCACGCCCCTGGAACGGGCCCAGGCCGGGCAGCTCCAGTCCGAACTCCACCTCGCCTACCACGAGGCCGCCGAGACCGAGGCTGTCGCCCGGGAGGCGCTCGCGGCCTTGGCGGACGCCCCGGTGAACGACCCCGCCGTGGTGGAGCAGCGGGCGAACCTGGAGGCGGGCGTGGGAAGCGCCCTGTGGCTCCAGGGGCGAATGCCGGAGGCCTCGCAGGCCCTGCGCCGCGCGGTGGACACACTCGAACCGCTGGGCGACACGCCGGGCCTGGCCTCGAACCTCAGCAACCTCGCCGTCGTGCTCGACCACCTCGAACGCCACCGCGAGGCCGCGCCCCTGCACCGCCGCGCCTGCGAGCTGCACGAGCGGGGCGGGCGGCTCTCCGACCTCGCGGCGACCCTGCACAACCTCGCCGTGAGCCTCCTCGACCAGGGGGACCTGCGGGGCGCGCTCGCCGCCGCCCGCCGGGCGCGGGACATCGAGTCGCGCACCGACGGCGACCCGGGCGGCGCCGCCGGGAGCCACGGCAACCTCGGGCAGGTGTACGCGGGGCTGGGGCAGTACGACCTCGCGCTGCGGCACTACGCCCTGGCGCGGGCCGCCTGCCCGGAGGGGTCGTGGTACGCGGGGTACTTCCCCACCCTGGTCGCGGAGGTGTGGCTGACCCTCGGGGCGCCCGAGCGGGCCGGGGAGGAACTCGCGCTCGCCCGTGACTGGCCGGGGGTGCCGGGCACCTACCGCTCGCGCACCCTGACCGCCCTGGGAACGCTGGCGGGAGTGCGCGGCGAGGACCCCGAGGAGTGGTTCGCCGAGGCCGAGGAGGCGCTGGGCGCCGCCCCCCGCCCGCTGCCCCAGGCGCGCGTCTGGCTCGCCAGCGCCCGCTTCGCCCCGCCCGAGGAGGCCCTTTCTCTCGCCCGGGGCGCCTGTACCCTTGCCCGCGCGAACGACCTCGGCGGCGTGGAGATCGCCGCCTCGGTGCGCGCCGCCCAGGCCCTCCTCGCCCTGCGCCGCCCCGGGGAGGCCGCCACGCAGGCCCGCGCGGCCGAGGTGCTGCTGCGAACGCTCGACTCGGGCATCGTCACGCGCGGCGAGGCGCTGCTCACGCTCGCGCGGGCCCTGGCGGCGGCGGGTGAGGACGGCGCTCCCCAGGCCAGGGCCCGCGCCGAGGAGTGGGCCCGCGAGACCGCCGAGCGGCATGTGCCGCCTGAATTCCGCACCCGGTTCCTGGAGGGCCAACTCGCCCCGCCCGTCCTGTCCTGAGCGTCCCTGCTTCCCAATCACGGGCCAATCAGCCCCCCTGTCCTACCGTGGGGTGGGTCGGCCGTGTCCGGCCGTGCCAGTCCACCGCCCCAGCCCGCCCCCCGCCGAGGTTCGACCATGAACGAGTTCACCCACCCCCCGCCCTCCGAGCATGAGGTGTACCTGCTGCGCGTGTGGCACGAGCCCGACGGCAACGACCTCGTGTGGCGCGCCTCCATGCTGCTGCCGCAGAACACCGGGCGCCGCTACTTCGCCACCCCCGACGCGCTCCTCGACTTCCTGGGCGAGCGGGTCCGCGAGGAAAAGCGTCCCTGAGCCGCCCGGCGCCGGGAGTCTTACAGTCTGGCCGCTCCTTTTCCGGTGTGATGAACATGTCACGAAAGGAGCGCCATGAGCGAGTACCGGCAGGACCTGTTTCGTTACGTCGCCGAGGAGTTCGCCGAGGACTACCGCGAGGGCGAGATGCCCCGCCGCGAGTTCCTGCGCCGCAGCGTGCTGCTGGGCGGCGGCCTGGTCGGGGCGCGGGCGCTGCTCGCCACCCTGGGGGTGATGGGCGTCAGCGCCGCCGAACTCGCCGAGGCCCAGGGCGCCGCCCCCCAGAACGAGCCCGCCCGCAACTCGTATCAGGTGGACCCGCAAGACCCCGCCATCGAGGCCCGCGACCTCACCTACGAGGCGCTGGGCCGCACCAACTTCGCCTACCTCGCCCGCCCCGCCGGGGTGGCGAGCGCTCCTATCGTCATGGTGATCCACGAGAACCGGGGCCTCCAGCCGCACATCAAAGACGTGGCCCGCCGGGTCGCCAAGGCCGGGTACATCGCGCTCGCGCCCGACTTCGTGTCGCCCGAGGGAGGCACCGCCCGCTTCACCGACACCGCCCAGATTTCCGCCTTCATCGCGCGCACGCCCGCTGAGCAGCATGTCGCGCACGGGCTGGAGGCCGTGAAGGTCCTCAAGGCCCAGCCCGGCGCGCAGGCCGAACGCTTCGGCATGGTGGGTTTCTGTTGGGGCGGCGGCATGACCTGGCGCCTCTCGACGGTGCTCCCCGACCTGCGGGCCGCCGTGCCGTACTACGGCCCCTCCCCCTCCTTCGAGGACATCCCCAAAATCCGGGCGGCGGTGCTGGGCATCTACGGCGGCCTCGACAACCGCATCACGTCGAATGCCGCCCCGACCGACGCGGCTCTCACGGCGGCGGGGGTGCGCCACCAGTTCCTGATCTACCCCGGTGCCAACCACGCCTTCCACAACGACACCGGCCAGAACTACAAGCGCGACGCGGCGGAAAACGCCTGGGCGACGACCCTGGTGTGGTTCCGGCAGAACCTCTAGTGGAGTGATTCAGAGGAAGCCTGGGAGGTAGCGTTCACAGAAGCGCTTGATGTTGTCCAGAATGTCTTCCGCCGACCTCGTCCAGACGAACGGGGTCGGCGTGTCGTTCGTGCGGGCAATGAAAACTTCTATTGCCTGTTCCAGCTCATCCTTAGACTTGAAATTTCCGCGCTTCAATCGCCTGCGGCTCAACAGTGCGAACCACGACTCCACAAGATTCAGCCATGACCCGCCCGTGGGTGTGAAATGGAATTGAAAGCGAGGATGAGCCAGGACCCAGTCCTGCACCACCCTTGTTTTGTGTGTGATGTAATTGTCGAGAATGACGTGCACCTCAAGTTCCGCAGGAACTTGAGCATGAACGACGTCGAGGAAGTCCCTGAACTCGACGGCTCGATGTCGCGGGTAACACCGGCCAATGACGTGACCCACTTTGGCATCAAGAGCGGCAATCAGCGTCGTGGTGCCATGACGAACGTACTCGTGCCCGGTTCGTTCTTCCTGTCCGGGGAGCATCGGGAAGGTCGCACTGCCGCGATCCAACGCCTGAATCTGGGGCTTCTCGTCCACGCACAGCACCAACGCGCGGTCTGGTGGCACCAGGTACAGCCCCACCACGTCGCGGACCTTCTCAATCAGCAGCGGGTCGGTGGAGAGCTTGAACGAAGAGATCAGGTGGGGCCGTAAGCCAAACGCCCGCTAGATGCGGTGCACTGCACTCTGGGTCATCCCGCTCGTCTGGGCCATGCTGCGGGTACTCCAGTGCGTCGCATCGGCGGGAAGGGTATCGAGGGTGAGACGAACGACCCGTTCCACGTCGGCATCCTGAATCGTCCTGGGCGCACCGCTCTTCGGCGCGTCACTCAACCCAGCGACACGCTCGGCCGCAAACCGTCGGCGCCAAGTCCCTACGGTGTCGTCACTCAAACCAACCTGCGCGGCGATCTGGCTCAGCGTGGCTGTGGGTTGATCGGCGCTGAGCAGGATGATCTTGGCTCGCGTCGCCAGACCCCTCGGGGTCTGGCGACGACGCACCAGTGCGCTCAGGAGCTGACGTTCTTCGTCGCTCAGGATGGGCACAGGGGATGAGGGGCCACGGTGCATCGTCCACCTCCCACCTCAGCGTACCCCTCTATCTCCCAACGTTCTTCGGAATCACTCCACTAGAGGTACACCCGCCGTTTCAATGCAGTGTCGGGTGCCGCCGGGGTGGCCGTCCGCCCATCGGTCTCCCGCCTCCCCGCGATCAGGCCGGGCACCTTTCGGCGAAGACCGGGTTGCCCAGCGTATGCAGCTCGCCGTTCCCGGTGCGGATTTCGAGGTTAAGCCAGCCCCGCACCTCGCCCTCCCACCGGAGCTGCCCCTCGCCCTCGATGGAGACGGCCTCGCGCGCCCCATCCGCCACCCAGATCAGGGTGCTTCCTTCGGGCACGACCGACCAGCGCGCCCGGGCCAGCCATCGCCCGCCCGGGGCCGTGCTGCCCAGGGGGACCGGCCCGGCGGGGGAACGCACCTCAAGGTCGAGCCCGGCGCCGCGGCTCAGGTAGGTCTGTCCCGCGCGGAGCTGGGCGAGCAGGGCCACGCCGTCCCACACTCGCGGGGTGAACGTGAAGCCGTGTCCGGGATCGTAGTTGGGACCGTGCGCGTCGGTCCCTGCGGTGGCGATCACCCGGTGGCCGCGGGTGAGCAGCGCGTACCAGTACGCCAGGGCCCGCTCGTTGTGGTCCCCCCGCCATGGCCCGTTCCACACCTCCAGATGGGCGGCCCCCTCGGGCCGCAGGTCGAAATACGTCCAGGTGCAGCCCGTACAGATGGGGTCGCCGGGCGCGAAGGGGTGGGCCAGGGTGAACACGCCTCCAGACTGCGTGACGTCTGAGGCGAGTTCCGCCATGCCGCAGCCAAGTTCGGGTGCGGTCCAGTCGGGGCAGTCCTCCACGCCGAGGGCGACCGCGTGGCCGTAGAACGTCGTGAGTTCCACGCCGGGGAGCTGGAGCAGGTGGGGCGCGGCCCCGCCCAGCACCGCCCGCCCGCTCGTGGTGTTGTGGTCCGTCAGGGCCAGGAAGTCCAGACCGCGCGCCGTGGCGGCCCGCGCAAGTTCGGAGACCGTCCAGCGGGCATCAGAGTGGTTCGAGTGGCAGTGCAGGTCGCCCATCATCCAGGCGCCCGGGGTGCGCTCGTTCGCGGGGATGACCGGGTCAGTGGGTGCGAGCGCGGGCGGTTCGTTCAGGGCCGTCACGACGAGTTCCCCGTGCGTGCCCTGCGCGACGAGGTGGGTGTGCAGGGTGACCTCCCACCTGCCCGGCGTGATCGCCCCGGGCAGGAAGCCCGGCGTGGCGAAGTGCTCGCCCAGCACGGCCTCGTGACGGGTGCCGTGTCGGTGCCCCGCGCCCCGGAATCCAGCAGGGCCGCGCAGGCTGAAGTTGATCATGCTCCGCACCTCGCCGCCGCCCGGCGGCCCAAACTCCCACTCGACGCGCAGGCCCGACGCCCCCTCGGGACACGTGAAGGAAAAGGGCAGGTGACGCTTGCTGTCGGGGAGCGTCAGGTGGACCCGTTCGTGCAGCAGCGCGGTCATGGGGCCA encodes:
- a CDS encoding ATP-binding protein, whose translation is MSALPWHLRLLGTPRLSGASGPTLTPERKTAALLALLALEGPTPRTRLVSLLWPETREAAARNNLVQLLRKLRAATGTDLVEGGEVLCLSGALDVDALRARDAFTRGAYGDLARWEGELLAGLSYDDCPDLADWLLAERERWAEWRAGAAREEAARLEREGDYDGALRQARQLLDLDPVSEDAWRRVMRLHYLRGDRAAALDAYRRCEALLRREFGVEPLPETVALVLDIERGRLPVPPRVTPQPTIPLAVLRPPHLLGREGEWARMEEAWGAGQVIFVCGEPGSGKTRLARDFAASKGEVLLLEGRPGDVGQPFATAARNLRAHLARCPGVVLDPWERRELSRILPELGEDGVDVPPLTSEADTLRFKQATLNLVRRTSEGLAALVTDDMQYFDPASYDFGAFMMSAAFPLGQLGGLPHFIDTYRRGELPADLERGVRALVDAGVAVVIDLPPLPEPDVAALMDDLGVPGDPGLRAALGRYAGGNPLFLLETVKHLIETGGLTRGLPERLPPPGRVGPLLARRLERLSGPALQAARAAAVLQSDFDLELVAEVLGAPLFDLLAAWEELEGAQIVRGDRFGHDLVYEAVRAGTPPTVARLLHRAAARTLARRDGHAARVAEHWRAGGDPRQAVPWLMRAARGAQATLRLLEAAEFSRRAARAAQEVGDHEAAFEALRSRTEILSHLEGRAAREEALAELRANARTPLERAQAGQLQSELHLAYHEAAETEAVAREALAALADAPVNDPAVVEQRANLEAGVGSALWLQGRMPEASQALRRAVDTLEPLGDTPGLASNLSNLAVVLDHLERHREAAPLHRRACELHERGGRLSDLAATLHNLAVSLLDQGDLRGALAAARRARDIESRTDGDPGGAAGSHGNLGQVYAGLGQYDLALRHYALARAACPEGSWYAGYFPTLVAEVWLTLGAPERAGEELALARDWPGVPGTYRSRTLTALGTLAGVRGEDPEEWFAEAEEALGAAPRPLPQARVWLASARFAPPEEALSLARGACTLARANDLGGVEIAASVRAAQALLALRRPGEAATQARAAEVLLRTLDSGIVTRGEALLTLARALAAAGEDGAPQARARAEEWARETAERHVPPEFRTRFLEGQLAPPVLS
- a CDS encoding dienelactone hydrolase family protein codes for the protein MSEYRQDLFRYVAEEFAEDYREGEMPRREFLRRSVLLGGGLVGARALLATLGVMGVSAAELAEAQGAAPQNEPARNSYQVDPQDPAIEARDLTYEALGRTNFAYLARPAGVASAPIVMVIHENRGLQPHIKDVARRVAKAGYIALAPDFVSPEGGTARFTDTAQISAFIARTPAEQHVAHGLEAVKVLKAQPGAQAERFGMVGFCWGGGMTWRLSTVLPDLRAAVPYYGPSPSFEDIPKIRAAVLGIYGGLDNRITSNAAPTDAALTAAGVRHQFLIYPGANHAFHNDTGQNYKRDAAENAWATTLVWFRQNL
- a CDS encoding CehA/McbA family metallohydrolase, yielding MTALLHERVHLTLPDSKRHLPFSFTCPEGASGLRVEWEFGPPGGGEVRSMINFSLRGPAGFRGAGHRHGTRHEAVLGEHFATPGFLPGAITPGRWEVTLHTHLVAQGTHGELVVTALNEPPALAPTDPVIPANERTPGAWMMGDLHCHSNHSDARWTVSELARAATARGLDFLALTDHNTTSGRAVLGGAAPHLLQLPGVELTTFYGHAVALGVEDCPDWTAPELGCGMAELASDVTQSGGVFTLAHPFAPGDPICTGCTWTYFDLRPEGAAHLEVWNGPWRGDHNERALAYWYALLTRGHRVIATAGTDAHGPNYDPGHGFTFTPRVWDGVALLAQLRAGQTYLSRGAGLDLEVRSPAGPVPLGSTAPGGRWLARARWSVVPEGSTLIWVADGAREAVSIEGEGQLRWEGEVRGWLNLEIRTGNGELHTLGNPVFAERCPA